The following coding sequences are from one Epilithonimonas vandammei window:
- a CDS encoding helix-turn-helix domain-containing protein: MKNLKYLFILLLIYGKYYSQNKVIIDTLSKYNYLELEDKFYNFKDNNKIKESKIIAKYYLERAKRQRKSNNVAEGYVFMQYNQNLATSLKYIDSLESISNELFDNRYPARIYLLKGKMYFDHDNEKLAFDNFIIALSHAKKNNNKRQIAIADLQIAYLNGYIGKHKETVKVLEHYYKNTEFLTPQDIEHIKISLADAYIDIYEYDKALKLIKEGLKESSKNNEFIKYNKYLILLGRHYLETKNYSQSISNLETCKRYFLKNNLDFDANYTMLYLGESYIKTNKKDKVVDNFIKIDSIIQKTNNTFPELRDVYTYLVDYYKEKKDKEKQLYYIERFLEVDKVLDSQFKYISRELPRKYDAPKLLKEKENIISDLEKKKYFLFSSLGILLLLLIALVVSVYRSKKSEKKYREIAQDLIKSINEKRPETEEKQEPEDFISSKVDDIAKTEKSVIRNISEDTVQKILTELEHFEHNELFLQKGITLSSLAKDFKTNSTYLSDVVNTYKKKNFATYLNDLRIDYALNRLVKDKKFRSYKLTVVADELGYNNEQAFASAFRKKTGTILRTYIKEINQSLE, encoded by the coding sequence ATGAAAAACCTTAAATATTTATTCATTCTTTTATTAATATACGGTAAGTATTATTCCCAAAATAAGGTTATAATTGATACATTATCTAAATATAACTATTTGGAATTGGAAGACAAATTCTATAATTTCAAAGACAACAATAAAATCAAAGAGTCTAAAATTATTGCTAAATATTACTTAGAAAGGGCAAAAAGGCAAAGGAAAAGCAACAATGTCGCTGAAGGGTATGTATTTATGCAATATAACCAGAATCTAGCCACCTCTCTAAAATACATAGATAGTTTAGAATCTATTAGTAATGAATTGTTTGATAATAGGTATCCGGCACGTATTTATCTCCTAAAAGGTAAGATGTATTTTGATCATGACAACGAAAAATTGGCTTTCGATAATTTTATAATCGCTTTAAGTCATGCTAAGAAAAACAATAACAAAAGACAGATTGCTATTGCAGACCTTCAAATTGCTTATCTAAATGGATATATTGGTAAGCATAAAGAAACTGTGAAAGTTCTTGAACATTATTATAAAAATACTGAATTTTTAACGCCTCAGGATATAGAACACATCAAGATAAGTTTGGCAGATGCATATATAGATATATATGAATATGACAAAGCATTAAAATTGATAAAAGAAGGACTAAAAGAATCATCAAAGAATAATGAATTTATAAAATATAACAAGTACTTGATCTTGTTAGGAAGACATTACCTGGAAACTAAAAATTACTCCCAATCTATATCTAATTTAGAAACCTGTAAAAGATATTTTTTGAAAAATAATCTTGATTTTGATGCTAATTATACAATGTTATATTTAGGGGAATCATATATAAAAACTAATAAAAAAGATAAAGTGGTAGACAATTTTATTAAAATTGATTCTATTATTCAAAAAACTAATAATACTTTTCCAGAACTTCGTGATGTTTACACTTATCTTGTAGATTATTATAAAGAAAAAAAAGACAAGGAAAAGCAACTTTATTATATCGAAAGATTCTTGGAAGTTGATAAAGTTCTTGATTCCCAGTTTAAGTACATATCACGAGAATTACCTAGAAAATATGATGCACCGAAACTTTTAAAGGAAAAAGAAAACATTATTAGTGATTTAGAAAAAAAGAAATATTTTTTGTTTTCCAGTCTTGGAATATTACTATTGCTTTTAATTGCTTTAGTTGTCTCAGTATATAGATCTAAAAAATCTGAAAAGAAATACAGAGAAATAGCACAAGATTTAATAAAATCTATTAATGAAAAGAGACCAGAAACAGAGGAAAAACAAGAACCAGAAGATTTTATATCTTCAAAAGTCGATGATATTGCAAAAACTGAGAAATCTGTAATTAGAAATATTTCTGAAGATACAGTACAAAAGATTCTGACTGAATTAGAACATTTTGAGCACAATGAATTATTTTTACAGAAAGGCATTACACTAAGCAGTCTTGCAAAAGATTTTAAAACAAATTCTACATACCTATCCGATGTAGTCAATACTTACAAAAAAAAGAACTTTGCTACTTATCTCAATGATCTCAGAATAGATTACGCTTTGAACAGATTAGTAAAAGATAAAAAGTTCCGTTCTTATAAACTAACTGTTGTTGCTGATGAATTAGGTTACAATAACGAACAGGCTTTTGCTTCAGCTTTTCGAAAAAAGACTGGCACTATTCTTAGAACCTATATAAAAGAAATTAACCAATCTCTCGAATAA
- a CDS encoding RagB/SusD family nutrient uptake outer membrane protein codes for MKNTILKHIISLSFFILFLLINNSCDRFTEVGLPKNQITREVVFKDDQLAKSAMAGVYRSLDDQGFLSGSSSGAQLVMAAYVDELQAYGAAATDAAIFYQLSHVATTDKIKNLWTITYTQIYNTNAVIEGVENSESLSLEVKNRLKGEGLFLRALLHLYLTQTFGSVPYVTSTNYQVNQSIGKISTSQVYAQCKTDLETAIPLLPTTLAAGNRVYPTKMAAYTVLARIAYYEKNWDSAIQYSNNVIGDAQYKIESDLNKVFLKDSSGSIWHLLPFGATYNAYQGNVFILNTAPPTNVALRQDFVDEFENGDQRKTAWIGQKTDAQNKIYYYPYKYKQYYTSPTSLEYSVILRVEELYLIRAEAYIKKGQYDLGIADINKIRTRAGLAPLANSSDQNTLIAALIQERRSELFTEFGHRLYDLRHYDLADIRMLSKKGGWKPHFKLLPLPATELLLNPNLNPQNEGY; via the coding sequence ATGAAAAATACAATATTAAAACATATCATATCATTAAGTTTTTTCATCTTGTTCCTTCTGATCAATAACAGCTGTGACCGCTTTACGGAAGTAGGGTTACCGAAAAATCAGATAACAAGAGAGGTCGTCTTCAAAGATGATCAGTTAGCTAAATCTGCTATGGCAGGCGTTTACCGTTCATTAGACGATCAGGGATTTTTATCAGGGTCTTCGTCAGGTGCCCAGCTTGTGATGGCAGCCTATGTAGATGAGCTACAGGCCTATGGTGCAGCTGCAACTGACGCTGCCATCTTTTACCAACTGAGCCATGTGGCTACTACTGATAAGATCAAGAATCTATGGACAATCACATACACTCAAATTTATAACACCAATGCTGTTATTGAAGGAGTTGAAAATTCGGAAAGCCTTAGCTTAGAAGTTAAAAACAGATTAAAAGGGGAAGGTCTTTTTCTTAGGGCATTACTGCATCTTTACTTAACCCAGACATTCGGCTCAGTCCCTTACGTCACCTCTACAAACTATCAGGTCAACCAGAGCATTGGTAAGATCAGTACCAGTCAGGTCTATGCACAGTGTAAAACAGATCTTGAGACGGCAATACCGCTTTTACCAACAACTTTAGCTGCAGGAAACAGGGTATATCCGACAAAAATGGCAGCCTATACCGTATTGGCAAGAATAGCCTATTATGAAAAAAATTGGGATTCAGCCATTCAGTATTCGAACAATGTCATTGGAGATGCCCAATATAAAATTGAATCTGATTTAAATAAAGTATTCCTAAAAGACAGCTCAGGAAGTATATGGCATCTGTTACCTTTTGGTGCTACGTACAATGCTTATCAGGGGAATGTATTTATCCTGAACACAGCGCCGCCGACAAATGTTGCGCTACGACAGGATTTTGTAGATGAATTTGAGAATGGCGACCAAAGAAAAACCGCTTGGATAGGGCAAAAAACAGATGCGCAAAATAAAATTTATTATTATCCATATAAATATAAACAGTATTATACCAGTCCGACGTCTTTAGAATATTCGGTCATTCTCAGAGTAGAAGAATTGTATTTAATCAGAGCAGAAGCTTACATTAAGAAAGGCCAATATGACCTGGGAATTGCGGATATTAATAAGATAAGAACCCGTGCGGGCTTAGCACCACTAGCAAACAGCAGTGATCAAAATACATTGATAGCTGCTTTAATCCAAGAAAGAAGGTCAGAACTATTTACTGAGTTTGGGCACCGTCTTTATGACTTAAGGCATTATGATCTTGCAGATATCAGAATGCTATCAAAGAAAGGTGGATGGAAACCGCACTTTAAATTACTGCCTCTGCCTGCGACCGAACTGCTGCTAAATCCTAACTTAAATCCGCAAAATGAAGGTTACTAG
- a CDS encoding prolyl oligopeptidase family serine peptidase, which yields MKIFIFIFLSLTLVAQKTNLAPSVPVTDHYFGTKIIDHYRNLENLKDSATVKWMKSQSDYANSVIDKISNKNYYLKKRLELDKRQGFSVSDLRITGNDRYFYLKKSSKERTAKVYYRNGFNGKEELLYNPENFKSSLKDTPGKSSHQFLVNLLSPSWDGSRLAISLTEDGKEISEVIVIDVDNKYVHPEVVTNTTPASIGGIKWLEDNSGFFYVYYPIIDSNSQEYGKNIQTVLYRIGEDSKKLNVVLSNSNNPDLNIEENSYPAIMAFNADDKYYIGNLVDSEDFRRTFIINKQDLLRGKKDWKPLYNKEDKIPYMRLAGEDIYFLSGYNNTFNYKLCKTSAKNPNFRNPEILIPEKSDEVITGYVLTKDGIYFTRTKNGVEAKLYLYQDGKERNIKTPFLPGDIYLEAKGKDFPDIWITCSGWANDEQRFKYDLQKNEFTPQNFAPIIEYPEFKDIIVEEITVKSYDGAEVPLSLIYNRNIKKNGKIPVLMNGYGAYAESYFPYFSISYLLWANQGGIVAVPHVRGGGEKGEQWHIDGQKSKKPNSWKDLIACVEYLIGNNYTSPKKIALLGGSAGGILMGRAMTERPDLFGAVIIESGVLNTLRNEYGGVGKSAAQEYGNINNSNDFKGLLEMDAYQHIKKGTEYPATLITSGINDPRVAPWIPAKFAAKLLANSSSNNPILLKIDYAGGHGGDIPVVQRYANIGDIFAFALWQLGHPEYQPNQ from the coding sequence ATGAAAATATTTATATTTATTTTTCTTTCACTGACCTTAGTTGCGCAAAAAACAAATTTAGCCCCTTCTGTACCTGTCACTGATCATTATTTTGGTACTAAAATCATAGATCATTACAGAAATCTAGAAAACCTAAAGGATTCTGCAACCGTTAAATGGATGAAATCTCAGAGTGACTACGCCAATTCCGTCATCGATAAAATTTCCAATAAAAATTACTATCTAAAAAAACGATTGGAATTGGATAAAAGGCAGGGGTTTTCGGTCTCTGATTTGAGAATAACAGGTAATGATAGATATTTTTATTTGAAAAAAAGTTCTAAAGAAAGGACTGCAAAAGTTTACTATAGAAATGGATTTAATGGAAAAGAGGAATTACTGTATAATCCGGAGAATTTTAAATCTTCGCTTAAAGATACTCCTGGAAAATCAAGCCATCAATTTTTAGTGAATCTTCTTAGTCCTAGTTGGGACGGAAGTAGATTGGCCATTTCTTTGACCGAAGATGGTAAAGAAATCTCCGAAGTCATTGTAATAGACGTCGATAATAAATATGTGCACCCAGAAGTTGTAACAAATACCACCCCTGCAAGTATTGGAGGAATTAAATGGTTGGAAGATAACTCTGGCTTTTTCTATGTCTATTATCCCATTATTGATAGTAATTCTCAGGAATACGGTAAAAATATACAAACTGTGTTGTATAGAATAGGCGAAGACTCTAAAAAGCTGAATGTTGTATTGTCTAATTCTAACAATCCCGATCTGAATATAGAAGAAAATTCATATCCTGCAATTATGGCATTTAACGCAGATGATAAATATTATATAGGCAACTTAGTTGATTCGGAAGATTTTAGAAGAACTTTCATTATAAATAAACAGGATTTATTAAGGGGTAAGAAAGATTGGAAGCCACTCTACAATAAAGAAGACAAAATACCTTATATGCGGTTAGCCGGAGAAGATATTTACTTCTTATCCGGATATAATAATACTTTTAATTACAAACTCTGTAAAACCAGCGCAAAAAATCCAAATTTCAGAAATCCTGAAATATTAATTCCTGAAAAATCAGATGAAGTTATAACAGGATACGTTCTAACCAAAGATGGAATTTATTTCACAAGAACAAAAAACGGGGTAGAAGCAAAATTATATTTGTACCAAGACGGCAAAGAAAGGAATATCAAAACACCTTTTTTACCAGGAGATATCTATTTGGAGGCAAAAGGGAAAGACTTTCCGGATATTTGGATAACGTGTTCAGGTTGGGCCAACGACGAACAGAGATTTAAATATGACCTGCAAAAGAATGAGTTCACTCCGCAAAATTTTGCTCCTATTATTGAATATCCTGAGTTCAAAGATATTATTGTAGAAGAAATTACGGTAAAGTCCTATGATGGTGCAGAAGTGCCATTATCTCTAATTTATAATAGAAATATTAAAAAGAATGGAAAGATTCCAGTTCTTATGAATGGTTATGGTGCTTACGCCGAATCATACTTTCCATATTTTTCTATCAGCTACCTATTATGGGCAAATCAAGGTGGAATTGTTGCGGTTCCTCACGTTAGAGGTGGGGGAGAAAAAGGCGAACAATGGCATATCGACGGACAAAAATCTAAAAAACCGAATTCTTGGAAAGATTTAATTGCCTGTGTAGAGTACTTAATTGGCAATAATTATACGTCCCCCAAAAAAATAGCACTTCTAGGAGGAAGTGCAGGTGGAATATTAATGGGAAGAGCAATGACTGAAAGACCAGACCTCTTTGGCGCAGTAATCATTGAGTCAGGAGTTCTAAATACATTAAGAAATGAATATGGAGGCGTAGGGAAATCAGCTGCACAGGAATACGGTAATATAAATAATTCTAATGATTTTAAAGGGCTTTTGGAAATGGATGCTTATCAGCATATTAAAAAAGGAACTGAATATCCTGCTACATTAATAACTTCGGGAATTAATGATCCTAGAGTAGCTCCTTGGATACCTGCAAAATTTGCAGCCAAATTGTTAGCAAACAGTTCTTCTAACAATCCTATTTTATTGAAGATTGACTATGCGGGTGGTCATGGAGGAGATATACCAGTGGTACAACGGTATGCTAACATCGGTGATATTTTCGCATTTGCTTTATGGCAATTAGGACATCCTGAGTACCAGCCTAACCAATAA
- a CDS encoding SusC/RagA family TonB-linked outer membrane protein, giving the protein MKKNFCRLGHLQWMAFSSLLVSGMAIGQIRTISGTVTQNGLPIGNVSIFQEGKNEVTITNSSGKYQIQVAGENPVLIFRHPDYSEQRSKVGVESIINIVLNNREKEIEEVVLNAGYYKVRERESTGSISKLAAKDIENQPVNNVLSALQGRMTGVSITQNSGVAGGGFDIKIRGRNSLRSYSTTGYDGNKPLYIVDGVPLPLVNDFNSGMTANILPYNETNPLNSINPDDIESLEVLKDADATAIYGSKGANGVILITTKRGKKEKTEVNLRTSFGLGQMTNLPKMMNLEEYTAMRKLAFANDGVAVPSNAYDINGVWNPTKTTDWQKYFVGNTAEISDVQIGVSGGSGNTQFSVSGGHNEETTVFPGSYRYKRNNLGVSINHTSADRKFKIGFNGTAALQDNVLPPTDFNIVYPVLAPNAPDLYTPSGMINWENNTFTNPMGPATQIFSVQTKSLNANLTSSYQFGSGFSANLNNGYSTYNSYEQKIFPKTTYNPSSNIGSSSSSLRKAQKLNESWILEPQLNYEKRLEKHQFSALLGASFQEQKSDNIVILGRNFPSDDLLTNMAAAASITIPSASESLYRYQAVYARLNYGYNKRYFLNLTGRRDGSSRFGSERRYANFGAVGAAWLFSEEKLFKERSWLSFGKLRTSYGIAGNDQIGDYQYYDTYQSTGGSYGGNSGLIPQRLYNKNFGWEQTRKFEAALEVGLFKERLNLNIGYYHNTSSNQLVGIPMPATVGFSSIQANLDATVRNRGLEVSLESVPIKTEHWKWTTSLNFTLPENKLMKFPNLEKSTYANRFEIGKSISLVKLYQYTGIDPVTGLYTFYDTNQDGKINTADRTVSKEIKEYWYGGLQNSIQYKNWSFDLLLQFISQSQYNVKSMYGNIGYMSNMPAIFTDYWTPENPDAEFQKPSAGYNTAAATASSLFILSDATVSDSFTVRVKNATLSYSIPSNGNGKLKAKLFISGQNLFVFSTYKAGNPEFMLAGYSSPLRVVSFGLSLTY; this is encoded by the coding sequence ATGAAAAAAAACTTTTGCAGGCTGGGCCATCTTCAATGGATGGCTTTCAGCAGCCTGCTCGTCTCGGGAATGGCAATAGGACAAATAAGAACCATTTCGGGCACAGTCACACAAAACGGGCTTCCAATAGGCAATGTGTCCATTTTTCAGGAAGGGAAAAATGAAGTTACCATTACCAATTCATCCGGAAAATATCAGATACAAGTCGCAGGTGAAAACCCTGTCCTTATCTTCAGGCATCCTGATTACTCTGAACAAAGATCAAAAGTCGGTGTAGAATCGATTATAAATATTGTTCTAAATAACCGTGAAAAGGAAATCGAAGAAGTCGTTTTAAATGCTGGATATTACAAGGTCAGGGAAAGGGAAAGCACAGGAAGCATTTCCAAACTTGCAGCGAAAGATATCGAAAACCAGCCTGTCAATAATGTGCTGTCAGCACTACAAGGCAGAATGACGGGCGTAAGTATCACACAAAATTCAGGCGTCGCCGGTGGTGGCTTTGATATTAAGATTCGGGGAAGAAACAGCCTGCGAAGCTATTCAACGACAGGTTATGACGGCAATAAGCCACTATACATTGTCGATGGCGTTCCTCTGCCATTGGTCAATGATTTCAATAGTGGAATGACGGCCAATATACTGCCATATAATGAAACCAACCCGCTGAATTCAATCAATCCCGATGATATTGAGTCGCTTGAGGTCCTTAAAGATGCCGATGCCACTGCCATTTATGGAAGCAAGGGAGCCAACGGCGTTATTTTAATCACCACAAAGAGGGGCAAAAAAGAAAAAACAGAGGTCAACTTAAGAACAAGTTTTGGATTGGGACAGATGACCAACCTGCCAAAAATGATGAATTTAGAAGAATACACGGCAATGCGAAAGCTGGCTTTTGCTAATGACGGTGTAGCAGTGCCTTCCAATGCCTACGACATCAACGGCGTTTGGAACCCAACAAAAACAACGGATTGGCAAAAATATTTTGTAGGAAATACAGCGGAGATTTCAGATGTACAGATTGGTGTATCAGGCGGAAGCGGCAATACACAATTCTCGGTTTCCGGTGGTCACAATGAAGAAACAACAGTTTTTCCGGGGAGCTACCGCTATAAGAGAAATAACTTGGGAGTCAGTATCAACCATACCAGCGCAGATCGAAAATTCAAGATCGGTTTTAATGGCACTGCCGCATTGCAGGATAATGTCCTTCCACCGACTGACTTTAATATTGTTTATCCGGTTTTAGCACCTAATGCCCCGGATCTGTACACGCCTAGTGGAATGATCAATTGGGAAAACAATACGTTTACCAATCCTATGGGACCTGCAACGCAGATTTTTTCAGTACAAACCAAGAGTTTAAATGCAAATCTAACATCAAGCTATCAGTTTGGCAGCGGATTCAGTGCTAACCTGAATAACGGTTATAGTACTTACAACAGTTATGAACAAAAGATTTTTCCAAAAACAACCTATAACCCGTCCAGCAATATCGGCAGCAGCAGTTCTTCTCTCAGAAAAGCCCAGAAATTAAATGAGAGCTGGATTCTTGAGCCGCAGCTGAACTATGAAAAACGATTGGAGAAACATCAGTTCTCCGCATTGTTAGGGGCTTCATTTCAAGAGCAGAAATCCGATAATATCGTTATTCTCGGAAGAAATTTTCCTTCAGATGATCTATTGACCAATATGGCAGCCGCAGCTTCCATTACTATTCCTAGCGCAAGTGAATCATTATACCGCTACCAGGCCGTTTACGCCAGGCTCAATTACGGCTATAACAAAAGGTATTTTTTAAATTTAACAGGCCGCCGTGACGGATCCAGCAGATTTGGTTCAGAAAGAAGGTATGCTAATTTCGGAGCTGTTGGGGCTGCGTGGTTATTTTCAGAAGAGAAACTATTCAAAGAGCGATCGTGGTTAAGTTTCGGAAAACTGAGAACCAGCTATGGAATAGCAGGGAATGACCAGATTGGAGACTATCAGTATTACGACACGTATCAGTCCACCGGCGGATCGTATGGCGGTAATTCCGGCTTGATCCCACAACGGCTTTACAACAAAAACTTCGGATGGGAGCAGACCCGTAAGTTTGAGGCTGCTTTGGAAGTCGGACTATTTAAGGAGCGGCTTAATCTGAACATAGGCTATTATCACAACACCAGCTCCAACCAGCTTGTCGGTATCCCGATGCCTGCAACAGTAGGATTCAGCAGTATTCAGGCAAATCTGGACGCTACGGTAAGGAATCGTGGTCTGGAAGTGTCTTTGGAATCAGTCCCCATTAAAACAGAACATTGGAAGTGGACGACCAGTCTCAATTTTACTTTGCCTGAGAATAAACTCATGAAGTTCCCCAACCTTGAAAAGTCGACGTACGCCAACAGATTTGAAATTGGAAAATCCATTTCCCTGGTAAAACTCTATCAATATACGGGCATCGATCCCGTCACAGGTCTATATACATTTTACGACACCAATCAGGATGGGAAGATTAATACTGCCGACCGTACTGTGAGCAAAGAGATCAAAGAATACTGGTATGGCGGACTACAGAACAGTATTCAATATAAAAACTGGAGTTTCGATCTGCTTTTGCAGTTTATTAGTCAGAGTCAGTATAATGTGAAATCAATGTACGGCAATATTGGTTATATGTCGAATATGCCGGCAATATTCACCGATTACTGGACACCTGAAAATCCTGATGCCGAATTTCAAAAGCCTAGTGCAGGCTACAACACAGCTGCAGCAACAGCGAGTTCCCTTTTTATCCTTAGTGATGCTACCGTTTCTGATTCGTTCACTGTAAGAGTAAAAAATGCAACCTTGAGCTACAGCATACCATCAAACGGCAATGGCAAACTGAAAGCTAAGCTTTTTATCAGCGGGCAGAATCTCTTTGTTTTTTCCACATACAAAGCAGGCAATCCTGAGTTCATGCTGGCAGGATACAGTAGCCCGCTTCGGGTAGTCAGTTTTGGTCTTTCATTAACCTATTAA
- a CDS encoding DUF6577 family protein — protein MLKKEKDKKALQEYFRNQSELSLDDLRAYFRKDDSEIPDTTIRWRVYDLVRSSVLHRVGRGLFQLGDAKQYHPELSSRSKKISTFIRKNFPDVSFCAWNSDLLNEFAQHLSAYPFVLVDVERDVTESVYYQLKNNFSGVFLRPSEMLINDLLPDFRSPIIVRYLTTESPLSEEKGLPLISLEKMLVDIFCDPEFTFLAGSELRSIFVNAFQKYIVNENRLLRYADRKGRKHDLIKYIYDSKFLKQ, from the coding sequence ATGCTAAAAAAAGAGAAAGATAAAAAAGCATTACAGGAATATTTTAGGAATCAATCAGAGCTTTCCTTAGATGATTTGCGCGCTTATTTTAGAAAAGATGACTCTGAGATTCCAGATACAACCATCAGGTGGAGAGTATATGACCTTGTTAGATCGTCAGTACTGCATAGAGTAGGGAGAGGATTGTTTCAACTCGGCGATGCTAAGCAGTATCATCCGGAATTATCTTCCAGGTCAAAAAAAATCAGCACATTCATCCGGAAAAATTTTCCTGATGTTTCTTTTTGTGCCTGGAACTCAGATTTATTAAACGAATTTGCCCAGCATTTAAGTGCATATCCATTCGTTCTGGTAGATGTTGAACGTGATGTGACAGAATCTGTTTATTATCAGCTCAAAAATAATTTCAGCGGTGTGTTTCTACGTCCTTCAGAGATGCTGATAAATGACCTTCTTCCGGACTTCCGTTCTCCCATTATAGTTAGGTATTTGACAACAGAAAGTCCTTTGAGTGAAGAAAAAGGTTTACCACTCATTAGCCTCGAAAAAATGCTGGTAGATATATTTTGTGATCCTGAATTTACTTTTCTCGCAGGCAGTGAACTCAGAAGTATCTTTGTTAATGCATTTCAAAAATACATTGTGAATGAAAACAGGCTTTTACGATATGCTGACCGAAAGGGCAGAAAACATGACCTTATTAAATATATATACGATTCTAAATTTCTAAAACAATAA
- a CDS encoding lantibiotic dehydratase yields MENTNDENIHKLLNDDTFREAIYLASPFLMLEIEKSFSQKDFSQIPGKLKNTILKYMSRITTRSTPFGLFASVGIVHFSSIETDNRNLQSSKTCMRDTKIDMHFLVNLAHHFSEIPEIIQHLKFFLIIVFTKLAIKYVL; encoded by the coding sequence ATGGAAAACACAAATGATGAAAACATTCATAAACTCTTAAATGATGATACTTTTAGGGAAGCGATTTATCTGGCTTCTCCGTTTTTGATGCTGGAGATAGAAAAAAGTTTTTCACAGAAAGATTTTTCACAAATCCCAGGGAAACTTAAAAACACAATTCTAAAATATATGAGCCGAATCACTACTCGATCTACACCTTTTGGTTTGTTTGCAAGTGTGGGGATAGTACACTTCAGTTCCATAGAAACGGATAATAGAAATCTTCAATCTTCAAAAACATGTATGCGGGATACGAAAATCGATATGCATTTTCTGGTTAATCTAGCGCATCATTTTTCTGAAATTCCTGAGATAATACAACATCTCAAATTTTTCCTAATAATAGTATTTACAAAGTTGGCAATAAAATACGTTTTGTAG
- a CDS encoding nucleotidyl transferase AbiEii/AbiGii toxin family protein: MISKDSLTTEWLNSVSAKNNKADKILIEKVIRALLLLEGLVKADVQFVFKGGTALMLLMNSTKRLSIDIDVIISNPKQDLEEKFQGFLSEQGFTRFEEQHRQTSGDIEKAHYKFFYTPVHMSNMTEDYVLLDILFEEPHYAKIINFPINSSFIKQDGEPIKVNIPCHEDILGDKLTAFAPNTTGIPYEKSGDSRTMEIMKQLFDIGSLLEPVTDVGIIGRTFDIFAKTEIGYRNCETDENGVLDDIYDTALHICSRGEKGKGDFKALSLGITQVKRFIFSETYHLDRAITDAAKAAYLATVLKYKLTKLEKYQGIESIKELVIDQEFDSKLNKLKKGNPEAFFYWYQISLIRKSY, from the coding sequence ATGATATCAAAAGACAGTCTTACTACTGAATGGCTGAACAGTGTTTCTGCGAAGAATAACAAGGCAGACAAAATTCTTATAGAAAAAGTAATTAGAGCATTACTTCTCCTTGAAGGTCTCGTAAAGGCTGATGTTCAATTTGTTTTTAAAGGTGGAACAGCCCTTATGCTATTGATGAACAGTACTAAACGTCTGTCCATTGATATTGATGTAATTATCAGTAACCCAAAGCAAGACCTGGAAGAGAAGTTCCAAGGATTTTTATCTGAACAAGGATTTACAAGGTTTGAGGAACAACACCGGCAAACATCAGGCGACATTGAAAAAGCACATTACAAGTTTTTTTATACACCTGTTCATATGTCTAATATGACTGAAGACTATGTGTTGCTGGATATTCTCTTTGAAGAGCCGCACTACGCAAAAATTATAAACTTTCCAATAAATTCAAGTTTTATTAAACAGGATGGCGAGCCTATAAAAGTTAATATCCCATGCCATGAAGACATTTTAGGAGATAAACTTACGGCGTTTGCACCTAATACTACCGGGATACCGTATGAAAAAAGTGGCGATTCCAGGACGATGGAGATCATGAAACAGCTTTTTGATATTGGAAGTCTTTTAGAACCTGTTACTGACGTAGGTATTATTGGGCGGACTTTTGATATTTTTGCCAAAACAGAGATCGGTTATAGAAATTGCGAAACTGATGAAAATGGAGTTCTCGATGATATTTACGATACAGCACTTCATATCTGCTCCCGAGGGGAAAAAGGAAAGGGAGATTTTAAGGCGCTTTCATTAGGTATTACGCAGGTGAAAAGATTTATATTCTCAGAAACTTATCATTTAGATAGAGCCATTACCGATGCTGCGAAAGCTGCCTATTTAGCAACTGTACTAAAATATAAATTAACAAAACTTGAAAAATATCAAGGTATAGAAAGTATAAAGGAGCTAGTGATTGATCAGGAGTTTGATTCCAAACTCAATAAGTTAAAAAAAGGAAACCCGGAAGCCTTCTTTTACTGGTACCAGATTTCACTAATTCGAAAGTCATACTAG